A genomic region of Platichthys flesus chromosome 4, fPlaFle2.1, whole genome shotgun sequence contains the following coding sequences:
- the LOC133952390 gene encoding CD166 antigen homolog A-like isoform X1 → MHLLSASRVCALLITALLHRVSGMETVIGQFGETLEIPCNNGVVEAEDVFITKWKYDKGERLTGDLLVKQKGQNTSVIATDDYKDRVAMAANSSLLLSEARLTDQGTFTCMVVVGANIQEYPVNVVINKMPAELEISDKAEELEIGKLTKLAKCVAPDANPAADIKWLKNNKPLVADGKGISIQASVLVDPLTGLSTTSSVLEFSAEKEDTDAVFTCSTVHVTGELVSSPVTFTITYSTENIVLKVIAQDPLVEGDNVTLKCIADGNPAPTSFNFHLKGETVKVEDADTYTITNISRDTAGEYKCSLVNNPSLEASENVTVNYLNINLSPSGNIVQSAEEALNLTLQIDASGKSMVSWTKDNVKLNKEPKFTKLTYSDSGLYECKVKMGHLSQKASFELLVKGAPVIRELTKKRGEDGQYEVLICEAEGAPKPAVSWSINGTSPEESQFVNGKITHKITVVPSANLTVSCTVINEFGADTRSINVSSLFVEVRMDKQDQSEDSDQTKLVVGVVVGLLVATLIIGLAYLVYLKKSKQGSWKTGEKEDGSSEEEKKLEEKVEENSQKAEV, encoded by the exons TCAGCGGTATGGAGACTGTTATCGGCCAGTTCGGGGAAACACTTGAAATCCCGTGCAACAATGGAGTCGTGGAAGCCGAGGACGTCTTCATCACTAAATGGAAATAC GACAAAGGGGAGAGACTTACCGGCGACCTGCTGGTCAAGCAGAAAGGCCAGAACACCTCAGTCATCGCCACTGACGACTACAAGGACCGTGTGGCCATGGCCGCAAACTCCAGCCTCTTGCTCTCTGAGGCCCGGCTCACCGACCAGGGCACCTTCACCTGCATGGTGGTGGTCGGTGCCAACATCCAAGAATACCCTGTGAACGTGGTGATCAACA AGATGCCAGCAGAACTGGAGATTTCGGACAAGGCTGAGGAACTGGAGATTGGCAAACTTACCAAG TTGGCAAAATGTGTCGCTCCCGATGCCAATCCAGCTGCAGACATTAAATGGTTAAAGAACAACAAACCCCTGGTGGCTGATGGGAAAG GGATTTCCATCCAGGCGTCGGTGCTGGTCGACCCGCTTACTGGCCTCTCCACCACTTCCTCCGTGCTGGAGTTCTCGGCTGAAAAGGAAGACACGGACGCTGTGTTCACCTGCAGCACCGTGCACGTCACGGGTGAACTGGTGTCCTCTCCGGTGACCTTCACCATCACCT ACTCCACAGAGAACATCGTCCTCAAGGTGATTGCTCAGGACCCTCTCGTGGAAGGAGACAATGTGACTCTGAAGTGTATTGCAGATGGTAACCCGGCTCCGACCAGCTTTAACTTCCACCTTAAG GGAGAAACGGTCAAAGTGGAAGACGCTGACACTTACACCATCACCAACATCTCGCGTGACACCGCCGGTGAATACAAATGCTCCCTCGTGAACAACCCCTCCCTGGAAGCATCTGAGAACGTCACCGTCAACT aCCTAAACATCAATTTAAGCCCCTCTGGGAATATCGTCCAGAGCGCTGAGGAGGCCTTAAATCTAACGCTCCAGATTGATGCATCAGGAAAATCAATGGTGTCCTGGACAAAG GATAATGTTAAACTGAACAAAGAGCCCAAGTTTACCAAGCTGACCTACTCTGACTCAGGCCTCTATGAGTGCAAGGTGAAGATGGGACACCTGAGCCAAAAAGCTTCATTTGAGCTTCTTGTTAAAG GTGCTCCGGTGATCAGAGAGTTGACCAAGAAGCGCGGCGAAGACGGCCAGTACGAGGTCCTGATCTGTGAAGCTGAAGGTGCCCCGAAGCCGGCCGTGTCCTGGAGCATCAACGGCACCTCG CCCGAGGAGAGTCAATTCGTCAACGGAAAGATTACACACAAGATCACAGTTGTGCCCTCTGCAAATCTAACTGTGTCTTGCACTGTGATCAATGAGTTTGGCGCGGATACCAGGTCTATAAATGTGTCATCCT TATTTGTGGAGGTGAGAATGGATAAACAAG ATCAATCGGAGGACAGCGACCAAACCAAGTTGGTGGTCGGAGTCGTCGTCGGTCTCCTCGTCGCCACCCTCATCATCGGCCTCGCATACTTGGTGTACCTGAAGAAATCCAA GCAGGGCAGCTGGAAGACTGGCGAGAAGGAGGACGGTtcctctgaggaggagaagaagctggaggagaaagtGGAGGAGAACAGCCAGAAAGCTGAGGTGTAA
- the LOC133952390 gene encoding CD166 antigen homolog A-like isoform X2, which yields MHLLSASRVCALLITALLHRVSGMETVIGQFGETLEIPCNNGVVEAEDVFITKWKYDKGERLTGDLLVKQKGQNTSVIATDDYKDRVAMAANSSLLLSEARLTDQGTFTCMVVVGANIQEYPVNVVINKMPAELEISDKAEELEIGKLTKLAKCVAPDANPAADIKWLKNNKPLVADGKGISIQASVLVDPLTGLSTTSSVLEFSAEKEDTDAVFTCSTVHVTGELVSSPVTFTITYSTENIVLKVIAQDPLVEGDNVTLKCIADGNPAPTSFNFHLKGETVKVEDADTYTITNISRDTAGEYKCSLVNNPSLEASENVTVNYLNINLSPSGNIVQSAEEALNLTLQIDASGKSMVSWTKDNVKLNKEPKFTKLTYSDSGLYECKVKMGHLSQKASFELLVKGAPVIRELTKKRGEDGQYEVLICEAEGAPKPAVSWSINGTSPEESQFVNGKITHKITVVPSANLTVSCTVINEFGADTRSINVSSYQSEDSDQTKLVVGVVVGLLVATLIIGLAYLVYLKKSKQGSWKTGEKEDGSSEEEKKLEEKVEENSQKAEV from the exons TCAGCGGTATGGAGACTGTTATCGGCCAGTTCGGGGAAACACTTGAAATCCCGTGCAACAATGGAGTCGTGGAAGCCGAGGACGTCTTCATCACTAAATGGAAATAC GACAAAGGGGAGAGACTTACCGGCGACCTGCTGGTCAAGCAGAAAGGCCAGAACACCTCAGTCATCGCCACTGACGACTACAAGGACCGTGTGGCCATGGCCGCAAACTCCAGCCTCTTGCTCTCTGAGGCCCGGCTCACCGACCAGGGCACCTTCACCTGCATGGTGGTGGTCGGTGCCAACATCCAAGAATACCCTGTGAACGTGGTGATCAACA AGATGCCAGCAGAACTGGAGATTTCGGACAAGGCTGAGGAACTGGAGATTGGCAAACTTACCAAG TTGGCAAAATGTGTCGCTCCCGATGCCAATCCAGCTGCAGACATTAAATGGTTAAAGAACAACAAACCCCTGGTGGCTGATGGGAAAG GGATTTCCATCCAGGCGTCGGTGCTGGTCGACCCGCTTACTGGCCTCTCCACCACTTCCTCCGTGCTGGAGTTCTCGGCTGAAAAGGAAGACACGGACGCTGTGTTCACCTGCAGCACCGTGCACGTCACGGGTGAACTGGTGTCCTCTCCGGTGACCTTCACCATCACCT ACTCCACAGAGAACATCGTCCTCAAGGTGATTGCTCAGGACCCTCTCGTGGAAGGAGACAATGTGACTCTGAAGTGTATTGCAGATGGTAACCCGGCTCCGACCAGCTTTAACTTCCACCTTAAG GGAGAAACGGTCAAAGTGGAAGACGCTGACACTTACACCATCACCAACATCTCGCGTGACACCGCCGGTGAATACAAATGCTCCCTCGTGAACAACCCCTCCCTGGAAGCATCTGAGAACGTCACCGTCAACT aCCTAAACATCAATTTAAGCCCCTCTGGGAATATCGTCCAGAGCGCTGAGGAGGCCTTAAATCTAACGCTCCAGATTGATGCATCAGGAAAATCAATGGTGTCCTGGACAAAG GATAATGTTAAACTGAACAAAGAGCCCAAGTTTACCAAGCTGACCTACTCTGACTCAGGCCTCTATGAGTGCAAGGTGAAGATGGGACACCTGAGCCAAAAAGCTTCATTTGAGCTTCTTGTTAAAG GTGCTCCGGTGATCAGAGAGTTGACCAAGAAGCGCGGCGAAGACGGCCAGTACGAGGTCCTGATCTGTGAAGCTGAAGGTGCCCCGAAGCCGGCCGTGTCCTGGAGCATCAACGGCACCTCG CCCGAGGAGAGTCAATTCGTCAACGGAAAGATTACACACAAGATCACAGTTGTGCCCTCTGCAAATCTAACTGTGTCTTGCACTGTGATCAATGAGTTTGGCGCGGATACCAGGTCTATAAATGTGTCATCCT ATCAATCGGAGGACAGCGACCAAACCAAGTTGGTGGTCGGAGTCGTCGTCGGTCTCCTCGTCGCCACCCTCATCATCGGCCTCGCATACTTGGTGTACCTGAAGAAATCCAA GCAGGGCAGCTGGAAGACTGGCGAGAAGGAGGACGGTtcctctgaggaggagaagaagctggaggagaaagtGGAGGAGAACAGCCAGAAAGCTGAGGTGTAA